In Juglans microcarpa x Juglans regia isolate MS1-56 chromosome 1S, Jm3101_v1.0, whole genome shotgun sequence, the genomic stretch ATATAAAATGATGGTAGAAGAGAGGTACAAGAAATTTAGCTAGCTAGCaggtgattatatatatatgaattaaggAGTACTTGATCAATATAGGTATAGCTAGTGGACTAATGATCAGgcttgtttggattcagagatgagttgagatgtattgtgaacagtaaaataaaagttaaattatttattatatttttataaaaatttgagaaaattattttaaaatttaaaaaaattaaattatttattatattttatatgaaaatttaaaaaaattataataatgaaataaaataaattaatgtgaatTTTAAATGCATACGAGGCTAATTTGCGGCCCAAATTAACAACTTGCAGTCGTCTTAgacaacctagctagctagctaattaagcTGGAAATTATTTTCCCTTAACATCATGTCATGATGACCATGCACTTACCTGATGATGACCCTTAATTTccatgtgagtatatattattCATCCTGATCTATTATACATAGAAGAAAATAGACGTCTTGTTTGTTGGGACGAATGGTACGACTTTTTTGGTATATATGCAGAATTAAGGACGTATAGCTAGAGACCCACAAActcgaaaaaagaaaataataattaagaacaaGCTGCTAGCTAGCGCGACTAATGAATACCTATATAACAGCtgcattattaatattaatttgagttcACACATGTACATGATTAACCTAAAAGCGAGCATTCCCAAAACCaacgatattatatataactcaTGAAAATTGGAGTTTTAATAATATTGGCCCGCGTGTTGActactaataattaattatcattgGGTTTCTGATCTGGTTAATTAGATCGAATTCATGTTTATTGTGTCAGAGACCTGGGAAATGCCCCTACTTTTTTAtgatgctaattaattaatagcaacCAAAAATAGAAGATATTCGAGTACTACATATATTCGAGTACTACATTTAATgacattactatatattatatgagaaatgatacttacagttgtgagtgtgcaagtatcgcgcagtcgttttaaaaaaaataaataaatatgagacctacataaaaagaaattaattttttatcagtggatcctactctttttcaaaacgattgcacgaCGTTTACGTAtttcacgactgtatgtagcattactgatattatatatatatatataaattatgtgataggatcttaattttattttatttttatttttttatatcggTTTGTTACCATTATAAGAATGAGTATTCTAATTTTCTACAAAATATTGCATGTTagaataaacaaattaaatggCTAGCACATTTAATgttagaaaaaacaaattaaatggtTTGTTACAATTAACTAGCTAATTTGCCagttaatttgatatatatatatatatatatatatatataggagcgACTTAGTCCGCCCATAAGTATTaataatacataaattaattgCTCTCTCTTTGCTTTACATATGCTCGTATTAGGTTATAAATGACGTACTCCATGACCGTACTGGTGGTGAAGCTgagcttataattaattaatgacgaTGACAGTGATAAAGACTCTGATTTTTTGTTCATCATAGGTGGTAACATCAAATTAGTGTTGAAATAATAATTTCCTACATATCAATTTAAACAGATCATATTGTAGAAACAAATCGTATGAATtagacatatataatttattattattattcaaagcCTTTTTCGgatatctagctagctagcaaattCGATACGCGCCTTAATTATCCTCttctatttatcttttaaatttacttcgtaattttgtataaaaaaaatgccaatctgttctaataaattaattactcATGCGTTGATGGCCGCCTTATTTAggtgagtaattctatatacaatcgtaaaatgtataaacgtcgtgtaattgttttgaaaaatagtatgatctactattaaaaataatttttttatattgatcttatattttatttatttttttctaaactatTACGCGACGattgcacaattcacgattataagtatctttatatatatggaagctTCATGAGTCATGACTTTGGGAAAAAATTGCCTGATTTTTATAGGGACGCTGTGTCGTGGACGTACGACAGTAGATTACACGTACGTTACATCATGATCAAAGTTCGGTGCCccatctttttgttttgtaattttaatggGGTGATATATAGTCATTAATTTAGTCTgattataattaaacaaaattgatcgatttgatcatgatcatatatacgCGCGCGACAtcgaataataaattaaaatattctatatgtatatatataagtgtatATGCCAAATTAATATAAGCTAGCTATAGGATTGATCATCAATTAATCCTAATTATgagtactgtatatatatatatatatatatatatttgaatagagAATATTATACCGATCAAAATTtccttaaatttatatttttccacCTGCCACTCGCGCGGAGAGTGGTCTATTTGTTAGAACGTACGTCTAAACCTTAACCCCTCGCTTCCTCCATCTAACTCTAGATTCAGTGTATGTATGTGCTAGTgctacaacatatatatagctgATAACTATGGATCGAAGACCTGCCATCTGttcatcatgtttaattatCCGGCCATTAATTGAATATGCTCTACATtttctgctatatatatatatatatatatatttataaggaatCTTTAGTTTCTGATATTAAATATGAATGTATATGTATAGAAGAACATGTGCATTCATGTAAGAAtgtaaaaagttgaataaatatagataaaaatacCTCTTGAGTTTTATTCTATAATAaatgaacaaatatatataatattcgtACTTACAGTACtgttcaaaaaagaaaagaagaaaggagatCGAAGAAACTACATGAGTACTCGCCTACCACATGGCTTATACGCAACCTTAATAATCAATAATTACAAGAAACAATCAACCATGGGTGCTGCCTTCCCAAGCTTTAGATACTCCAAGTCATTCTCAAAGGGTGTCAAGTTCAGATCCAGAAACAAGACTCTCCGACTTGTACTCGTTTTCTTCACGATACGTACTTGTGAAGAATTAGTACGGCCTAGAGGAGCAGCCTGCTGCAGGTTGTGTTTGAGATTGAAAGGAACTTGGTTTTGAATATGGTCAGTAGTTAAGGTTGTCCTATGCCTTCTCATGTGACCACCCAAAGCCTGTCCTATCGCAAACTCTAGGCCGCAGATAGAGCACCCGTGGGTTTTGGGCTTGGTTGGGGAGCCATCCGACTGTGAATCAAGACTTTCGTCACCTCCCATCAACCTTGGCTTCTTGTGGCTTGCTCGGTGACCACCAAGCGCTTGGAACGATGGGAATTGCCGATTACATGTCTTGCACTCAAACACACGGCTAGGAGTACTAGAGTCAGAGAAAGCGTCCATGGCAATTTCACCCCCACGAGAGAGCAGCATCAAGCAGTTCGCCATGGTCATGTTATGATCAAGCTGCTCTCTTTCTGTTGTGCTTCTTTTCATGGCCACACTAGAGATTGGGAAATCAGCAGATTGTGAAGGGTAAAGGGAGGTACGCACTTTGTGAATAGGGTTTTAGTGTGAAAGAAGAGCTAGGTTTTGTTTGAAGGAAAATATGAATGAAACTTAGGCTGTCTTTCGAGTCATGATATTTATAGCCTTGGTGGGTTCGTCCTTTGCTAGTTGGGGACTGTGACTTTTCTTTTGTAAAGTTGACATTTTGGAATAACGCCACGAATTAGCTCACTATTTTACTTTTACAATAAGGCAAGAAGAGCTGGCGATGGGGATATTGCCGCGGGAGAGTTAGTACATCTGGGGTGCATGCTACGTACCTTCAGTGTGAAAGTGCCGTCATGGGCACGTAAGCATGATCTCATTGCTGAGCCAATGAACCAAAGAAGGAGTCTCCATTGGCGCGCCCGGTCGAGTTGATGAGTCTTTCCCAGAATCTTCAACTTCTAGAAGAATCGGGTTTCACTTACTTAATCCTGGCCGGGTATGAAAGAGGAAGCTGCAGTACTACCAGCTAGCATGCATCGTGATCAGTTAGTAGCGGAAATTGTGCGCACGAGCCGGCCGTCATGATCAGACTTGctattcaaacttcaaagtaCCATGCTAGCTGCATGTTCTCTATAAAGCATTAATAATTTTTCCCAGTTATGTTAACATTTTCCAGAGTATATCGGTCTTATATATATCCATTAATTTACACGTATTAACTATTTGGATCGATCTTGCATCTAGAAATTCAACTTAACTAATACATGTCAAATAGATTATTCTAACGATgaattatatctatatatataggagaaAACAACACtagaaattattataattaaactGATGATCAtcaagagaaaataattaagagatcatatataaaataaaataaacacgcGCACATGGGATTAAGTAATTTGGTACTGATCATTATATGCCTAATATTGTAGCCAGggatcaaatttattaatatttgtctTTGTGGTATATGGCTAGCTAGtgatcaaatttaattattaacgTCTATATATGCACTTCACATTTTCACtttaatttcactaataataatatttatgttgATGTTGAATCATGAAAAGGATCAGTTGGAAAGGTACTTCGCGTACCGTGTAAAATGTTCTAGTTTCGTGTCTCGCAATCAGTGGGCAAGTCCTGTAcgtgactatatatatatatatatatatatatatatatatatatatatatagatacactAGATAACGACTCCGGGTGCGTTAGTTTTGGAGTGCacctgacataatgatttaaataaaaataaataaaaaagtcagtagcttatttgtttgagaaaagaaaatacaaaattaaagaaagataaaaaatctaaattaaaaaaaaaaatctaaactactTTAGCAAGGTATGAGCATTGGTCTGCATCTATAttggattatttatttactctttataaaataataaaatattattaatttaatattaaggatatt encodes the following:
- the LOC121246362 gene encoding zinc finger protein ZAT11-like yields the protein MKRSTTEREQLDHNMTMANCLMLLSRGGEIAMDAFSDSSTPSRVFECKTCNRQFPSFQALGGHRASHKKPRLMGGDESLDSQSDGSPTKPKTHGCSICGLEFAIGQALGGHMRRHRTTLTTDHIQNQVPFNLKHNLQQAAPLGRTNSSQVRIVKKTSTSRRVLFLDLNLTPFENDLEYLKLGKAAPMVDCFL